One region of Catenuloplanes indicus genomic DNA includes:
- a CDS encoding NAD(P)-binding domain-containing protein: MSTSPQDLPVVVIGAGPVGLAAAAHLHERQLPFLVLEAGDGPAAAVRQWAHVRLFSPWRYNVDAAAKRLLEEAGWTAPDPEKLPTGGQLADDYLRPLAGLPALEPHLRYGARVAAVTRHGMDRIRTDGRDDVPFLVRLTTGEDILAGAVVDATGTWQTPNHLGAAGIPAHGEHGAAAFLDHALPDVLGRDRDRFAGRHTLVVGAGHSAANTLLALADLAEQVPGTGVTWAIRATSPARTYGGESADALPARGALGTRLREHVESGAVTLLTGFSVQALTVDGDRVTVSDGTRAVTADRIVGATGFRPDHSFVSELRLDLDPVMGATRALAPLIDPNEHSCGTVPPHGIDELTHPERNYVAIGVKSYGRAPTFLLATGYEQARSVAAALAGDWDAARDVQLDLPETGVCNSNPVLGDDTIASDGGGCCGVPTAVAPASAPAGRGLATGISGGLLSAPLTLTAVGTKTGEQAGGCCS; encoded by the coding sequence GTGAGTACCAGCCCGCAGGACCTGCCCGTGGTCGTCATCGGCGCCGGGCCGGTCGGCCTCGCCGCCGCCGCACACCTGCACGAGCGCCAGCTGCCGTTCCTCGTCCTGGAGGCCGGTGACGGACCGGCCGCCGCGGTGCGCCAGTGGGCACACGTGCGCCTGTTCTCGCCGTGGCGGTACAACGTCGACGCCGCCGCGAAGCGACTCCTCGAGGAGGCCGGGTGGACGGCACCGGACCCGGAGAAGCTGCCCACCGGCGGCCAGCTCGCCGACGACTACCTCCGGCCCCTCGCCGGCCTGCCCGCGCTCGAGCCGCACCTGCGCTACGGCGCCCGGGTCGCGGCGGTGACCCGGCACGGCATGGACCGCATCCGCACCGACGGCCGCGACGACGTGCCGTTCCTCGTCCGTCTCACCACCGGCGAGGACATCCTCGCCGGTGCGGTCGTCGACGCGACCGGCACCTGGCAGACCCCGAACCACCTCGGCGCCGCCGGCATCCCCGCCCACGGCGAGCACGGCGCCGCCGCGTTCCTCGACCATGCCCTGCCCGACGTTCTCGGCCGCGACCGGGACCGGTTCGCCGGCCGGCACACGCTCGTCGTCGGCGCCGGGCACTCCGCCGCGAACACGCTGCTCGCCCTGGCCGATCTCGCCGAGCAGGTACCCGGCACCGGCGTCACCTGGGCCATCCGCGCGACCAGCCCGGCCCGCACCTACGGCGGCGAGAGCGCCGACGCGCTGCCGGCCCGCGGCGCGCTCGGCACCCGGCTGCGCGAACACGTCGAGTCCGGCGCCGTCACGCTGCTCACCGGCTTCTCCGTGCAGGCCCTCACCGTCGACGGCGACCGGGTCACCGTCTCCGACGGCACCCGCGCCGTGACCGCCGACCGGATCGTCGGCGCCACCGGCTTCCGGCCCGATCACTCCTTCGTCTCCGAACTGCGGCTGGACCTCGACCCGGTCATGGGTGCCACCCGCGCGCTCGCCCCGCTGATCGACCCGAACGAGCACTCCTGCGGCACCGTCCCGCCGCACGGCATCGACGAACTCACTCACCCCGAGCGCAACTACGTCGCCATCGGCGTGAAGAGCTACGGCCGGGCCCCGACGTTCCTGCTCGCCACCGGATACGAGCAGGCCCGTTCCGTCGCCGCCGCGCTCGCCGGCGACTGGGACGCCGCCCGGGACGTGCAGCTCGACCTGCCCGAGACCGGCGTCTGCAACAGCAACCCGGTCCTCGGCGACGACACCATCGCCTCCGACGGCGGCGGATGCTGCGGCGTGCCCACCGCCGTCGCGCCCGCGTCCGCCCCGGCCGGGCGGGGCCTGGCCACCGGGATCAGCGGAGGGCTGCTGTCCGCACCGCTGACCCTGACCGCGGTAGGGACGAAGACCGGCGAACAGGCCGGCGGCTGCTGCTCCTGA
- a CDS encoding TetR/AcrR family transcriptional regulator — protein sequence MSRRSVLSPRSEQVNQQRRASSRERILAAAMEVFAEHGYESATISQITERAGVSRGLISYYFAAKQDLLETILGRYLDGLLSLFADLDPHDDPDYLLAAVIDRTLQSAASGLAGQRLLLCLMVQPSIRTVYADVERSRAAAMEAAEEWLRAVFARRGADDPAVEEVMLRSVLEGAIFKLAVYEHRYPLTAIRARLYDLYGLSEPGPLPLPADTFGGHRHLRYLPEEE from the coding sequence ATGTCCCGGAGGTCTGTTTTGTCACCACGGTCGGAGCAGGTCAATCAGCAGCGGCGTGCGAGTTCGCGGGAGCGAATCCTGGCGGCGGCGATGGAGGTCTTTGCGGAGCACGGCTACGAGAGCGCGACGATTTCGCAGATCACCGAGCGCGCCGGCGTGTCGCGTGGCCTTATTTCATACTATTTCGCGGCCAAGCAGGATCTGCTGGAGACGATCCTCGGCCGCTACCTCGACGGTCTCCTCTCCCTGTTCGCCGACCTCGATCCGCATGACGACCCGGACTACCTGCTCGCGGCCGTGATCGACCGGACGCTGCAGTCCGCCGCGAGCGGTCTCGCCGGGCAGCGCCTGCTGCTCTGCCTGATGGTGCAGCCGAGCATCCGCACGGTCTACGCCGACGTCGAGCGGTCCCGCGCCGCGGCGATGGAGGCGGCCGAGGAGTGGCTGCGGGCGGTCTTCGCCCGCCGGGGAGCGGACGACCCGGCGGTGGAGGAGGTGATGCTGCGCAGCGTCCTGGAGGGAGCGATCTTCAAGCTGGCCGTCTACGAGCACCGCTATCCGCTGACGGCGATCCGGGCCCGGCTCTATGACCTCTACGGGCTGAGCGAGCCGGGCCCGCTGCCGTTGCCGGCCGACACGTTCGGCGGCCACCGGCATCTGCGCTACCTGCCGGAGGAGGAGTAG
- a CDS encoding glycosyltransferase family 4 protein, translating into MDYDVTVALTYYLPYMSGVTHAAQTVAEGLAARGWKVAVIASRHDRATPARERINGVDVYRAPVLGQITRAQVSPAYPMQAARLARRSSVLLLNLPMAEGAALARLAAPTPIISILHIDLYLPPGMLNRVAVAASDATSRFVLRRSAAVVANSEDQARHSKFWDLMAQREFRAIAAPCLDRRGGTPVYRETGGPHIGFLGRIVEDKGIPYLIRAFRRIADPRARLLIAGNHETVMGGGVMSEIRDEIGADSRIRLLGELRGTEINDFYASIDVFVLPSVAESFGIVQAEAMMCGVPSVTTDLPGGRYPVVATGFGRVVPPRAPDALRTAILESAAIPAGERAEKAALARDLFGVSPGLDAYQALCELVRARAYSSSGR; encoded by the coding sequence ATGGACTACGACGTGACCGTCGCGCTCACCTACTATCTGCCCTACATGAGCGGGGTGACGCATGCCGCGCAGACCGTCGCCGAGGGCCTCGCCGCCCGAGGCTGGAAGGTCGCGGTGATCGCCAGCCGCCACGATCGGGCGACCCCGGCCCGAGAGAGGATCAACGGCGTCGACGTCTACCGTGCGCCGGTCCTCGGGCAGATCACCCGGGCGCAGGTCAGCCCGGCGTATCCGATGCAGGCCGCCCGGCTGGCCCGCCGCTCATCGGTGCTGCTGCTGAATCTGCCGATGGCCGAGGGCGCCGCGCTGGCCCGGCTCGCCGCGCCGACCCCGATCATCAGCATCCTGCACATCGACCTGTACCTGCCGCCCGGCATGCTGAACCGGGTCGCGGTCGCCGCCTCCGACGCCACCTCCCGGTTCGTGTTGCGCCGCTCCGCCGCAGTGGTGGCCAACAGTGAGGACCAGGCCCGGCATTCGAAGTTCTGGGATCTGATGGCACAGCGCGAGTTCCGGGCCATCGCCGCTCCGTGCCTGGACCGGCGCGGCGGCACCCCGGTCTACCGGGAGACCGGCGGACCGCACATCGGCTTCCTCGGCCGGATCGTCGAGGACAAGGGGATCCCCTACCTGATCCGGGCGTTCCGCCGGATCGCCGACCCGCGCGCGCGGCTGCTCATCGCCGGCAACCACGAGACCGTGATGGGCGGCGGGGTGATGTCCGAGATCCGCGACGAGATCGGCGCGGACTCCCGGATCCGGCTGCTCGGCGAACTGCGCGGCACCGAGATCAACGACTTCTACGCCTCGATCGACGTGTTCGTGCTGCCGTCGGTCGCCGAATCATTCGGCATCGTGCAGGCCGAGGCGATGATGTGCGGTGTCCCGTCGGTCACCACGGACCTGCCCGGCGGCCGCTACCCCGTCGTGGCCACCGGGTTCGGCCGAGTGGTCCCGCCTCGCGCCCCGGACGCGCTGCGGACCGCGATTCTCGAGTCCGCCGCCATCCCGGCGGGCGAGCGCGCCGAGAAGGCCGCCCTGGCCCGGGACCTGTTCGGGGTGTCACCGGGTCTGGACGCCTATCAGGCACTGTGCGAATTGGTCCGTGCCCGCGCCTACTCCTCCTCCGGCAGGTAG
- a CDS encoding GNAT family N-acetyltransferase, translated as MTSADAAAVLAIYQEGLDGGDASFETAAPDWDAFDSGKLPGHRHVAADADGVLLGWVAASAVSARAVYAGVVEHSVYVRAAARGRGVGRALLGALITSTEAAGIWTVQSGVFPENTASLALHAAAGFRQIGIRQRVGRHHGRWRDVVLIERRSPVVI; from the coding sequence ATGACCTCCGCCGACGCCGCGGCCGTGCTCGCGATCTACCAAGAAGGGCTGGACGGCGGCGACGCCAGCTTCGAGACCGCCGCCCCGGACTGGGACGCCTTCGACTCCGGCAAGCTTCCCGGCCACCGGCACGTCGCCGCCGACGCCGACGGGGTGCTGCTGGGCTGGGTTGCCGCCTCCGCGGTCTCGGCGCGGGCCGTCTACGCCGGCGTCGTCGAGCACTCCGTGTACGTCCGCGCCGCCGCGCGCGGCCGGGGCGTCGGGCGGGCACTGCTCGGCGCACTGATCACCTCCACCGAGGCGGCCGGGATCTGGACCGTCCAGTCCGGGGTGTTCCCGGAGAACACCGCGAGCCTCGCCCTGCACGCCGCCGCCGGGTTCCGGCAGATCGGCATCCGGCAGCGCGTCGGCCGCCACCACGGCCGCTGGCGCGACGTCGTCCTCATCGAACGCCGTAGCCCCGTCGTCATCTGA